One Vespa crabro chromosome 1, iyVesCrab1.2, whole genome shotgun sequence genomic region harbors:
- the LOC124429532 gene encoding uncharacterized protein LOC124429532 isoform X2, which translates to MSGSALRIAFFLFLGFSTNLLIFNKVDATKSIRAVKARLKTSYSSWRIVVCLTQPQTLYKMDFQRSWEEARLESSSQTDMEVSYIEARITPLTDSLSYSLSLLNKFCTDIEGGKTVLSLIIGGGSAARFLVTAATALNLPALWLPFAHRDFLRQGNYGSFESRIGSSSKEVGAATAALMHRANWHAFTLLIDTTLLPVSHLLQTNQPVLTPRVIIHLPTNDKTLIMRLRRVAAEGGTGGIVVMGCDLNNARRILTVASKFEMLSGRFLWLWLDLRAELRPNEPNIISSHIVHSSRASIATNGNSSPLENLERNVNLIPENQLPLNSLPSLTNDIHRLQEYKWQNERTITKREEKTFNFDDEEVRIMDKELNSKSFMPVGMLALRPSSIRIMNGDTILSRILRETSQALDETLSDTKLKMNRLRESQLKEHFIPECFPHPNAKFLTNEVRENFSRTLTHKLRKSMGQISKDKAEFQLLNLQAVRYPGNKTQLRWTKVGTIKGGKEVRLDTIIWPGGGIVPAYLEQGGESIGMPVYRIVTALASPFTMATKLQEGLCLRGLICRHGNTIMCCYGLSIDLMSLVARELGFRFDLYVAQDGLFGKRNGRSGTWNGIMGELVSGRAQLAFAAMSVSAHRAEAVDFTTPYFFSGVSFLTAPKLKSEIPLFAFLFPFSTELWIAVFTSLNLTAIAVALYEWFSPFGLNPWGRQRSKNFSIASALWVMWGLLCGHLVAFKAPKSWPNKFLINIWGGFSVIFVASYTANIAALIAGLFFHSAVSNYHDKSLLSQRVGAPRASAAEYYVQRANPQLWSHMARYSLSDVAEGVERLRNDSLDILIADTPILDYYRATDDGCRLQKIGDTINEDTYAVALTKGHPLKESISKVIANYTSNGLLDILQEKWYGGLPCIHGREGMDTGLEPEQGGQPRPLGVASVAGVFCLLGMGVVLGAIILAGEHLFYKYTLPRLRHRSEDSIWRSRNVMFFSQKLYRFINCVELVSPHHAARELVHTVRQGQIASLFQKSVKREHEQRRRRKSKAQFFEMIQEIRRVQQEEKIEIVHEEPETVKIVKEEKVTKGKERSRSKSPLMHSPRRSEKSRSSTNLYSSQLGLSPVNLETMMKPREFTLSSTNLRARSPLETVGRRLSHGDGGSPPPHLGSHFGGSATLRPLMSTKSDSASGGTPSMKGESAGGIPTPKYSRSPAKRGQSFPVFATLRPPHSSTHHSSKGAALLSPNSELTSAIGRKLSREWGSGTVDVTRSSEAISGGSTYTLNQETTLSVECPEDDNKDQEEILPIKKPIRRARSHENRDSGKLMVDLPSPRLIAQPIVGGRSVSERTKKQLESELKAILSARAHHRDLHPP; encoded by the exons ATGTCTGGGTCAGCTTTAAGAATtgcatttttccttttcttgggattttcaacaaatttgttaatatttaataaagtagATGCCACTAAATCTATCAGAGCTGTAAAGGCTCGATTGAAAACATCTTATTCATCATGGCGTATAGTGGTATGTCTAACTCAACCACAAACTCTCTATAAGATGGACTTTCAAAGATCATGGGAAGAAGCCAGATTAGAATCATCATCTCAGACAGATATGGAAGTATCTTATATTGAAGCAAGAATTACACCATTGACAGATTCTTTATCATAttctttgtcattattaaataaGTTTTGCACAGACATCGAAGGTGGGAAAACAGTGTTGAGTCTTATAATAGGTGGAGGTTCAGCAGCTAGATTCCTTGTTACAGCTGCTACTGCCTTGAATCTTCCAGCTTTATGGTTACCATTTGCTCATCGTGATTTTCTTCGTCAG ggTAATTATGGTTCTTTTGAAAGTCGTATAGGTTCTAGTTCCAAAGAAGTTGGTGCAGCAACTGCTGCATTAATGCACAGAGCTAATTGGCATGCATTTACACTATTGATTGATACAACTTTGCTTCCTGTATCTCATCTTCTTCAAACAAATCAACCAGTATTAACACCTAGAGTAATTATTCATCTTCCAACGAATGACAAAACCTTGATAATGAGATTAAGAAGAGTAGCTGCTGAAGGGGGTACTGGTGGAATCGTAGTGATGGGTTGTGATTTAAACAACGCAAGAAGAATACTTACAGTGGCTAGTAAATTTGAAATGCTTTCAGGAAGATTTTTATGGCTCTGGTTAGATCTTAGAGCAGAATTAAGACCTAATGAACCAAATATAATTAGTTCACATATCGTTCATAGTTCAAGAGCATCAATAGCAACGAATGGAAATTCTTCTCCATTAGAAAACTTAGAGCGCAATGTAAATCTTATACCAGAAAATCAGTTACCTTTAAATTCTTTACCAAGCTTAACGAATGATATACATAGATTGCAAGAATATAAATGGCAAAATGAGAGGACCATAACCAAACgggaagaaaaaacatttaattttgATGATGAAGAAGTTAGAATAATGGATAAGGAGTTAAATTCTAAAAGTTTCATGCCAGTTGGAATGCTTGCCTTAAGACCTTCcagtataagaataatgaatggTGATACCATATTATCTAGAATATTAAGAGAAACATCACAGGCATTGGATGAAACACTCTCTGACACAAAACTAAAGATGAATCGTCTTAGAGAATCTCAATTAAAAGAACATTTTATCCCAGAATGTTTTCCACATCCAAATgctaaatttttaacaaatgaagtaagagaaaatttttctaggACATTAACACATAAATTAAGAAAGTCGATGGGTCAAATCTCTAAAGATAAGGcagaatttcaattattaaatttgcAAGCAGTGAGATATCCTGGAAATAAGACTCAATTAAG ATGGACCAAAGTGGGTACTAtcaaaggaggaaaagaagttCGTCTTGATACAATAATTTGGCCAGGTGGTGGTATTGTTCCAGCCTACCTTGAACAAGGTGGAGAAAGTATTGGAATGCCAGTATACCGCATAGTAACTGCACTAGCATCGCCGTTTACAATGGCTACGAAGTTACAAGAAGGACTTTGTTTAAGAGGATTAATTTGTCGTCATGGAAACACCATTATGTGTTGTTATGGATTAAGCATAGATTTGATGTCCTTAGTCGCACGTGAATTGGGATTTCGTTTTGATTTGTATGTTGCTCAAGATGGTTTGTTTGGAAAAAGGAATGGCAGAAGTGGTACATGGAATGGTATAATGGGAGAATTAGTTTCTGGACGTGCACAATTGGCTTTCGCAGCAATGAGTGTATCTGCTCATAGAGCAGAAGCAGTAGATTTTACTACACCGTATTTTTTTAGTGGAGTTAGTTTTCTTACAGCTCCAAAATTAAAATCAGAGATACCCTTATTTGCATTCCTTTTTCCATTTAGTACAGAATTATGGATTGCCGTATTCACTTCATTAAACTTGACTGCAATAGCAGTAGCACTGTATGAGTGGTTTAGTCCATTTGGTCTTAATCCATGGGGTAGACAACgaagtaaaaatttttcaatagctTCTGCTCTTTGGGTAATGTGGGGACTTTTATGTGGTCATCTGGTAGCTTTCAAAGCTCCAAAATCGTGGCCTAATAAGTTTTTGATCAATATTTGGGGAGGATTTTCTGTCATCTTTGTAGCTTCATATACAGCTAATATAGCTGCTCTTATCGCAggccttttttttcattctgcGGTCAGCAATTATCATGATAAAAGT tTGTTATCACAAAGAGTGGGTGCACCAAGAGCATCTGCGGCTGAATATTATGTACAGAGAGCAAATCCTCAACTATGGTCACATATGGCGCGTTATTCATTATCAGATGTTGCTGAAGGTGTTGAAAGATTAAGGAATGATAGTTTAGATATACTCATTGCAGACACACCTATTTTAGATTATTATCGTGCAACTGACGATGGTTGTCGTTTGCAAAAAATTGGTGACACTATTAATGAAGATACATATGCTGTTGCCCTTACAAAGGGTCATCCTCTTAAGGAAAGCATTTCAAAAGTTATAGCAAATTATACTAGCAATggattattagatattttacaagaaaaatg gTATGGTGGACTACCTTGCATACATGGTCGGGAAGGTATGGATACAGGCCTAGAACCTGAACAAGGTGGCCAGCCTCGACCATTAGGCGTGGCTTCTGTAGCTGGTGTGTTTTGTCTTCTGGGAATGGGTGTTGTATTAGGAGCTATTATTCTTGCTGGAGAGCAtttattctataaatatacattaccAAGGCTAAGGCATAGATCAGAAGATTCTATTTGGCGTAGTCGTAACGTAATGTTTTTTTCGCAAAAACTGTACAGATTTATTAATTGTGTAGAGTTGGTTTCCCCACATCATGCTGCAAGAGAATTAGTACATACTGTTAGACAAGGACAAAttgcttctctttttcaaaaaagTGTGAAACGA GAACATGAACAACGTAGACGACGTAAAAGTAAGGCTCAGTTCTTTGAAATGATACAAGAAATACGAAG agtacaacaagaagaaaaaatagaaattgtaCACGAAGAACCAGAAAcagtaaaaatagtaaaagaagaaaaagtaacaaaaggaaaagaaagaagtagaagtaaaaGTCCATTGATGCATAGCCCTAGGAGAtcagaaaaaagtagaagttCTACCAATCTGTATAGTTCTCAGCTTGGATTATCTCCTGTCAACCTTGAAACGATGATGAAACCAAGGGAATTTACTCTCAGTAGCACTAATCTCAGAGCTAGAAGTCCATTGGAAACTGTAGGTCGTAGATTAAGCCATGGTGACGGTGGTTCTCCACCACCACACCTTGGATCTCATTTTGGTGGTAGTGCAACATTAAGACCTTTGATGTCAACGAAAAGTGACTCAGCCAGTGGTGGTACTCCTTCTATGAAAGGTGAATCTGCAGGTGGAATACCAACGCCAAAGTATTCTCGAAGTCCAGCAAAACGGGGTCAATCTTTTCCAGTATTTGCTACTCTGAGACCACCTCATTCATCTACTCATCATAGTTCGAAAGGTGCTGCATTGTTATCGCCAAATAGCGAATTAACATCTGCTATAGGACGTAAATTATCTCGTGAATGGGGTTCTGGAACTGTGGATGTAACAAGATCATCAGAAGCTATTAGTGGTGGTTCAACATACACATTAAATCAGGAAACAACGCTATCTGTTGAATGTCCagaagatgataataaagatcagGAAGAAATTTTACCTATTAAGAAACCTATACGACGCGCCAGAAGTCATGAAAATCGAGATAGTGGCAAACTAATGGTAGATCTGCCGTCGCCAAGATTAATTGCTCAACCTATAGTGGGCGGTCGATCGGTAAGCGAACGAACCAAAAAACAACTTGAATCAGAACTGAAAGCGATTTTAAGTGCCAGAGCTCATCATCGCGATTTACATCCTCCTTGA
- the LOC124429532 gene encoding uncharacterized protein LOC124429532 isoform X1 yields MSGSALRIAFFLFLGFSTNLLIFNKVDATKSIRAVKARLKTSYSSWRIVVCLTQPQTLYKMDFQRSWEEARLESSSQTDMEVSYIEARITPLTDSLSYSLSLLNKFCTDIEGGKTVLSLIIGGGSAARFLVTAATALNLPALWLPFAHRDFLRQGNYGSFESRIGSSSKEVGAATAALMHRANWHAFTLLIDTTLLPVSHLLQTNQPVLTPRVIIHLPTNDKTLIMRLRRVAAEGGTGGIVVMGCDLNNARRILTVASKFEMLSGRFLWLWLDLRAELRPNEPNIISSHIVHSSRASIATNGNSSPLENLERNVNLIPENQLPLNSLPSLTNDIHRLQEYKWQNERTITKREEKTFNFDDEEVRIMDKELNSKSFMPVGMLALRPSSIRIMNGDTILSRILRETSQALDETLSDTKLKMNRLRESQLKEHFIPECFPHPNAKFLTNEVRENFSRTLTHKLRKSMGQISKDKAEFQLLNLQAVRYPGNKTQLRWTKVGTIKGGKEVRLDTIIWPGGGIVPAYLEQGGESIGMPVYRIVTALASPFTMATKLQEGLCLRGLICRHGNTIMCCYGLSIDLMSLVARELGFRFDLYVAQDGLFGKRNGRSGTWNGIMGELVSGRAQLAFAAMSVSAHRAEAVDFTTPYFFSGVSFLTAPKLKSEIPLFAFLFPFSTELWIAVFTSLNLTAIAVALYEWFSPFGLNPWGRQRSKNFSIASALWVMWGLLCGHLVAFKAPKSWPNKFLINIWGGFSVIFVASYTANIAALIAGLFFHSAVSNYHDKSLLSQRVGAPRASAAEYYVQRANPQLWSHMARYSLSDVAEGVERLRNDSLDILIADTPILDYYRATDDGCRLQKIGDTINEDTYAVALTKGHPLKESISKVIANYTSNGLLDILQEKWYGGLPCIHGREGMDTGLEPEQGGQPRPLGVASVAGVFCLLGMGVVLGAIILAGEHLFYKYTLPRLRHRSEDSIWRSRNVMFFSQKLYRFINCVELVSPHHAARELVHTVRQGQIASLFQKSVKRKEHEQRRRRKSKAQFFEMIQEIRRVQQEEKIEIVHEEPETVKIVKEEKVTKGKERSRSKSPLMHSPRRSEKSRSSTNLYSSQLGLSPVNLETMMKPREFTLSSTNLRARSPLETVGRRLSHGDGGSPPPHLGSHFGGSATLRPLMSTKSDSASGGTPSMKGESAGGIPTPKYSRSPAKRGQSFPVFATLRPPHSSTHHSSKGAALLSPNSELTSAIGRKLSREWGSGTVDVTRSSEAISGGSTYTLNQETTLSVECPEDDNKDQEEILPIKKPIRRARSHENRDSGKLMVDLPSPRLIAQPIVGGRSVSERTKKQLESELKAILSARAHHRDLHPP; encoded by the exons ATGTCTGGGTCAGCTTTAAGAATtgcatttttccttttcttgggattttcaacaaatttgttaatatttaataaagtagATGCCACTAAATCTATCAGAGCTGTAAAGGCTCGATTGAAAACATCTTATTCATCATGGCGTATAGTGGTATGTCTAACTCAACCACAAACTCTCTATAAGATGGACTTTCAAAGATCATGGGAAGAAGCCAGATTAGAATCATCATCTCAGACAGATATGGAAGTATCTTATATTGAAGCAAGAATTACACCATTGACAGATTCTTTATCATAttctttgtcattattaaataaGTTTTGCACAGACATCGAAGGTGGGAAAACAGTGTTGAGTCTTATAATAGGTGGAGGTTCAGCAGCTAGATTCCTTGTTACAGCTGCTACTGCCTTGAATCTTCCAGCTTTATGGTTACCATTTGCTCATCGTGATTTTCTTCGTCAG ggTAATTATGGTTCTTTTGAAAGTCGTATAGGTTCTAGTTCCAAAGAAGTTGGTGCAGCAACTGCTGCATTAATGCACAGAGCTAATTGGCATGCATTTACACTATTGATTGATACAACTTTGCTTCCTGTATCTCATCTTCTTCAAACAAATCAACCAGTATTAACACCTAGAGTAATTATTCATCTTCCAACGAATGACAAAACCTTGATAATGAGATTAAGAAGAGTAGCTGCTGAAGGGGGTACTGGTGGAATCGTAGTGATGGGTTGTGATTTAAACAACGCAAGAAGAATACTTACAGTGGCTAGTAAATTTGAAATGCTTTCAGGAAGATTTTTATGGCTCTGGTTAGATCTTAGAGCAGAATTAAGACCTAATGAACCAAATATAATTAGTTCACATATCGTTCATAGTTCAAGAGCATCAATAGCAACGAATGGAAATTCTTCTCCATTAGAAAACTTAGAGCGCAATGTAAATCTTATACCAGAAAATCAGTTACCTTTAAATTCTTTACCAAGCTTAACGAATGATATACATAGATTGCAAGAATATAAATGGCAAAATGAGAGGACCATAACCAAACgggaagaaaaaacatttaattttgATGATGAAGAAGTTAGAATAATGGATAAGGAGTTAAATTCTAAAAGTTTCATGCCAGTTGGAATGCTTGCCTTAAGACCTTCcagtataagaataatgaatggTGATACCATATTATCTAGAATATTAAGAGAAACATCACAGGCATTGGATGAAACACTCTCTGACACAAAACTAAAGATGAATCGTCTTAGAGAATCTCAATTAAAAGAACATTTTATCCCAGAATGTTTTCCACATCCAAATgctaaatttttaacaaatgaagtaagagaaaatttttctaggACATTAACACATAAATTAAGAAAGTCGATGGGTCAAATCTCTAAAGATAAGGcagaatttcaattattaaatttgcAAGCAGTGAGATATCCTGGAAATAAGACTCAATTAAG ATGGACCAAAGTGGGTACTAtcaaaggaggaaaagaagttCGTCTTGATACAATAATTTGGCCAGGTGGTGGTATTGTTCCAGCCTACCTTGAACAAGGTGGAGAAAGTATTGGAATGCCAGTATACCGCATAGTAACTGCACTAGCATCGCCGTTTACAATGGCTACGAAGTTACAAGAAGGACTTTGTTTAAGAGGATTAATTTGTCGTCATGGAAACACCATTATGTGTTGTTATGGATTAAGCATAGATTTGATGTCCTTAGTCGCACGTGAATTGGGATTTCGTTTTGATTTGTATGTTGCTCAAGATGGTTTGTTTGGAAAAAGGAATGGCAGAAGTGGTACATGGAATGGTATAATGGGAGAATTAGTTTCTGGACGTGCACAATTGGCTTTCGCAGCAATGAGTGTATCTGCTCATAGAGCAGAAGCAGTAGATTTTACTACACCGTATTTTTTTAGTGGAGTTAGTTTTCTTACAGCTCCAAAATTAAAATCAGAGATACCCTTATTTGCATTCCTTTTTCCATTTAGTACAGAATTATGGATTGCCGTATTCACTTCATTAAACTTGACTGCAATAGCAGTAGCACTGTATGAGTGGTTTAGTCCATTTGGTCTTAATCCATGGGGTAGACAACgaagtaaaaatttttcaatagctTCTGCTCTTTGGGTAATGTGGGGACTTTTATGTGGTCATCTGGTAGCTTTCAAAGCTCCAAAATCGTGGCCTAATAAGTTTTTGATCAATATTTGGGGAGGATTTTCTGTCATCTTTGTAGCTTCATATACAGCTAATATAGCTGCTCTTATCGCAggccttttttttcattctgcGGTCAGCAATTATCATGATAAAAGT tTGTTATCACAAAGAGTGGGTGCACCAAGAGCATCTGCGGCTGAATATTATGTACAGAGAGCAAATCCTCAACTATGGTCACATATGGCGCGTTATTCATTATCAGATGTTGCTGAAGGTGTTGAAAGATTAAGGAATGATAGTTTAGATATACTCATTGCAGACACACCTATTTTAGATTATTATCGTGCAACTGACGATGGTTGTCGTTTGCAAAAAATTGGTGACACTATTAATGAAGATACATATGCTGTTGCCCTTACAAAGGGTCATCCTCTTAAGGAAAGCATTTCAAAAGTTATAGCAAATTATACTAGCAATggattattagatattttacaagaaaaatg gTATGGTGGACTACCTTGCATACATGGTCGGGAAGGTATGGATACAGGCCTAGAACCTGAACAAGGTGGCCAGCCTCGACCATTAGGCGTGGCTTCTGTAGCTGGTGTGTTTTGTCTTCTGGGAATGGGTGTTGTATTAGGAGCTATTATTCTTGCTGGAGAGCAtttattctataaatatacattaccAAGGCTAAGGCATAGATCAGAAGATTCTATTTGGCGTAGTCGTAACGTAATGTTTTTTTCGCAAAAACTGTACAGATTTATTAATTGTGTAGAGTTGGTTTCCCCACATCATGCTGCAAGAGAATTAGTACATACTGTTAGACAAGGACAAAttgcttctctttttcaaaaaagTGTGAAACGA AAGGAACATGAACAACGTAGACGACGTAAAAGTAAGGCTCAGTTCTTTGAAATGATACAAGAAATACGAAG agtacaacaagaagaaaaaatagaaattgtaCACGAAGAACCAGAAAcagtaaaaatagtaaaagaagaaaaagtaacaaaaggaaaagaaagaagtagaagtaaaaGTCCATTGATGCATAGCCCTAGGAGAtcagaaaaaagtagaagttCTACCAATCTGTATAGTTCTCAGCTTGGATTATCTCCTGTCAACCTTGAAACGATGATGAAACCAAGGGAATTTACTCTCAGTAGCACTAATCTCAGAGCTAGAAGTCCATTGGAAACTGTAGGTCGTAGATTAAGCCATGGTGACGGTGGTTCTCCACCACCACACCTTGGATCTCATTTTGGTGGTAGTGCAACATTAAGACCTTTGATGTCAACGAAAAGTGACTCAGCCAGTGGTGGTACTCCTTCTATGAAAGGTGAATCTGCAGGTGGAATACCAACGCCAAAGTATTCTCGAAGTCCAGCAAAACGGGGTCAATCTTTTCCAGTATTTGCTACTCTGAGACCACCTCATTCATCTACTCATCATAGTTCGAAAGGTGCTGCATTGTTATCGCCAAATAGCGAATTAACATCTGCTATAGGACGTAAATTATCTCGTGAATGGGGTTCTGGAACTGTGGATGTAACAAGATCATCAGAAGCTATTAGTGGTGGTTCAACATACACATTAAATCAGGAAACAACGCTATCTGTTGAATGTCCagaagatgataataaagatcagGAAGAAATTTTACCTATTAAGAAACCTATACGACGCGCCAGAAGTCATGAAAATCGAGATAGTGGCAAACTAATGGTAGATCTGCCGTCGCCAAGATTAATTGCTCAACCTATAGTGGGCGGTCGATCGGTAAGCGAACGAACCAAAAAACAACTTGAATCAGAACTGAAAGCGATTTTAAGTGCCAGAGCTCATCATCGCGATTTACATCCTCCTTGA